The window TGGTATTTATAATGGATATGCAGGATTATTAAAAAATAATTTTATTATTTTGAACAAAAAAATTGTAACAAGAATTATGACACAAGGAGGAACTATTTTAGGTTCTTCTCGATTTCCTGAATTTAAAAAAAAAAAAATTCGTATAAAAGCATTAAAGAATATAAAAAAAAAAAAAATAGAAGCATTAATAATAATTGGAGGTAATGGATCATATAAAGGTATAAAATATTTGACCGAAATGGGTCTTCCTTGTTTAGGTATTCCTGGAACTATAGATAATGATGTAATAGGCACTGACTATACGATTGGATATCATACAGCATTACAAAATATTGTAGATGCTATAGATAAAATAAAAGATACAGCATATTCTCATCAAAGAATTATGATAATTGAAGTTATGGGACGTTATTGTGGGGATTTAGCTGTATCTGCGTCTATTGCATGTAATTGCGATTTTGTAATTCTACCTACCATTAATTTTAAAAAAAAAAAATTATTAAAAAAAATTTTAAAAAATTTAAAAAATGGTCAAAAAAGTTTTATTATAATTATTACGGAATATATTTGTAATATTTCATTATTAGCTCAATATATTCAAATTAATACTAATAAAGAAACTAGAGCAGTTATATTGGGGCATATACAAAGAGGAGGAATTCCTATTGCATATGATCGTATTTTAGCCGCACGTATGGCAATTTATGCTATGAAAATTTTATTTCAAGGAATATCAGGTGTTTGTATAGGGATTAAAAATAATCAAATTATACATCAAAATATTAAAGATTTTATAAAATAAAAAATTATAATTATTTTTAAAATTATTTTTTATAAAATTTTTTTATATTTATTATTTAAATATTTTTAATTTTTTTTAAAAAAAATATTATTAATAATTAAAATATTATTTTTCTTCTAAAAAATTTTTTAGAAGAGAAATAATATTAGAATTTTCTTTAAATTTTTATAAATATAAAAATAAAAAACTTTTTTCAAAATTTTATTTTATTTTATTTAAATTTTTTACATATTAGAAATTTCAATAATTTTTATAAATTCTTCTAATTGTAATGATGCTCCTCCAATTAAAAATCCATCAATATCTTTTTGATATATTAAAGTTTTTGCATTATTTTTTGTAACAGAACCTCCATATTGTATAAAGAAATTCTTTAAAACTTGATTTGATTTACTTTTAATATAATTTCTTATAAAATGACAAATAATTTGTACTTCCTTAGGGGATGCTGAATGATTAGAACCAATAGCCCAAATAGGTTCATAAGCAATAATTGTATTATTAAAAGCGCTTTCACCGCATAATTTAAAAATTATGTCAATTTGTTTTTTA of the Buchnera aphidicola (Nippolachnus piri) genome contains:
- a CDS encoding ATP-dependent 6-phosphofructokinase; amino-acid sequence: MFKKIGILTSGGDSPGMNAVIRTVVHTSILKKIEIIGIYNGYAGLLKNNFIILNKKIVTRIMTQGGTILGSSRFPEFKKKKIRIKALKNIKKKKIEALIIIGGNGSYKGIKYLTEMGLPCLGIPGTIDNDVIGTDYTIGYHTALQNIVDAIDKIKDTAYSHQRIMIIEVMGRYCGDLAVSASIACNCDFVILPTINFKKKKLLKKILKNLKNGQKSFIIIITEYICNISLLAQYIQINTNKETRAVILGHIQRGGIPIAYDRILAARMAIYAMKILFQGISGVCIGIKNNQIIHQNIKDFIK